Proteins found in one Candidatus Nomurabacteria bacterium genomic segment:
- a CDS encoding sortase, which yields MKSPKRVTNKRALAGIALGLVCTVFALYISILLLSPRLPSIPYVSASPIDLNTKDDENDNRNRIQIEKIGVEVPFYTGNEDVLELGAWHRQPENGNPAQGGNFVLAAHRFEMGNTPGQTRTKSPFYRIDTLELGNNVRIFYEGQWYDYTVSKKYEVPDNALYIESTSVEPKLTLYSCSMRGPAAGRYVIEASPNTTR from the coding sequence ATGAAATCTCCTAAACGAGTGACCAATAAACGTGCACTAGCAGGTATTGCATTGGGCTTAGTGTGCACTGTTTTCGCACTATACATAAGCATTTTACTCCTTTCACCACGGTTACCGTCTATTCCTTATGTATCTGCTTCACCAATTGACCTAAACACGAAAGATGACGAAAACGATAATAGAAATCGGATACAAATAGAAAAAATTGGTGTAGAAGTACCGTTTTACACAGGTAACGAAGACGTCTTAGAACTAGGCGCATGGCACAGACAACCAGAAAACGGCAACCCTGCACAGGGTGGAAATTTTGTATTGGCTGCTCATAGGTTTGAAATGGGTAATACACCTGGCCAAACAAGAACAAAATCGCCATTTTATAGAATTGACACTTTAGAATTAGGTAACAACGTAAGAATTTTTTACGAAGGCCAGTGGTATGATTACACAGTGAGTAAAAAATACGAGGTACCAGATAACGCTCTTTATATTGAAAGCACAAGCGTAGAACCAAAACTAACGCTCTATAGCTGTTCAATGAGAGGACCGGCCGCCGGCCGTTATGTTATAGAAGCCTCACCCAATACAACACGCTAA
- a CDS encoding ATP-binding protein, which translates to MIYSNKLNGYGLLYGQGQNDCDAQYVPWFDDRTDYVSALEETGLLLSGEPGAGKSHIAEDVLQDSLRFGKDCLQIICHINGSSEKGRSETQKLVTQLAQAKENGALVLDNADYVVYTGGRRKKISNAKSARYRSFLRNVIETSYDAGTHIFATSHTAM; encoded by the coding sequence ATGATATATAGTAATAAACTTAATGGTTATGGCTTATTGTATGGCCAAGGCCAAAATGATTGCGATGCACAATACGTGCCGTGGTTTGATGATAGAACAGACTATGTAAGTGCGCTAGAAGAAACGGGATTACTACTATCAGGTGAACCAGGTGCTGGTAAGAGCCATATAGCAGAAGATGTGTTGCAAGATAGCCTGCGCTTTGGTAAAGACTGCTTACAGATTATTTGCCATATTAATGGTTCTAGCGAAAAAGGCAGATCAGAAACTCAAAAATTAGTTACACAACTAGCACAAGCTAAAGAAAATGGAGCGCTTGTTCTAGATAATGCAGATTATGTTGTATATACTGGCGGGCGCCGTAAAAAAATATCTAACGCAAAATCTGCCCGCTATAGAAGCTTTTTAAGAAACGTTATAGAAACGTCTTACGATGCCGGCACCCACATATTTGCTACTAGCCACACTGCTATGTGA
- a CDS encoding DUF4931 domain-containing protein, with translation MLYGNEIRRHYYLPKTVIVAPRRSARPTSFTESITVANQAACVLCNSHEECMYSVQSSDGWVIKSVRNPYGALTEHQKHAYGYQEVIIESPAHITNFSDHSVYTIKMLLDTYAHRSDALKKRPHIRYVSVFKNNGPHAGATLQHSHSQVFGFPFVPEKVLTEVEALAHYKQKHGNCAICDVIRTELTDNVRVAYELDHAIALCPFASEYPYELLIIPKKHSSSLSKLHDDTKYDMATLLKMSIHMLDMQKLDYNYYINDMHHAGTHTYIRITPRIGAPKVFGGLEMATDITVNSVPPERAAKEYRQHVGSLLPAQHYAIAK, from the coding sequence ATGCTATACGGAAACGAAATACGTCGTCACTATTATTTGCCTAAAACGGTTATTGTGGCTCCACGCAGATCTGCCAGGCCAACTTCTTTCACAGAAAGCATTACTGTGGCGAACCAAGCTGCGTGTGTACTGTGTAATAGCCACGAAGAGTGTATGTACAGTGTGCAGTCTAGCGATGGGTGGGTAATAAAATCGGTACGTAACCCATATGGTGCCCTGACAGAGCATCAAAAGCACGCTTATGGATACCAAGAAGTAATTATTGAATCCCCAGCCCACATCACTAATTTTAGCGACCATTCAGTATACACCATAAAAATGCTGTTAGACACCTATGCGCATCGTTCTGATGCTCTTAAAAAACGACCCCACATTCGCTATGTATCGGTATTTAAAAACAATGGCCCGCATGCTGGTGCAACACTGCAACATAGCCATAGCCAAGTGTTTGGCTTTCCATTTGTACCAGAAAAAGTGCTTACAGAAGTCGAAGCACTTGCCCATTACAAGCAAAAGCATGGCAACTGTGCAATATGCGATGTTATTCGAACCGAGCTTACGGACAATGTGCGGGTTGCTTACGAGCTAGACCATGCTATTGCGCTATGTCCGTTTGCTTCAGAATACCCATATGAGCTGCTGATTATCCCTAAAAAACATTCTAGCAGTTTGTCAAAACTACACGATGATACTAAATATGACATGGCTACGCTGCTAAAAATGTCTATACATATGCTAGACATGCAAAAACTCGATTATAACTATTACATTAATGACATGCATCACGCTGGCACTCATACCTACATACGTATAACGCCACGCATTGGCGCACCAAAAGTGTTTGGAGGATTAGAAATGGCGACAGATATTACCGTGAATTCTGTACCCCCAGAGCGTGCGGCTAAGGAGTACCGCCAGCACGTTGGTTCCCTGTTGCCTGCTCAACACTATGCCATTGCAAAATAA
- a CDS encoding ATP-binding protein, producing MSKTKLKRPVLIYLYGIPGSGKSLLSHNLSNELDIVVVSSDRLRYELFEDPRHDKTEIQIIGQLMNYMTEEFLKAGKSVIYDMSVSRFADRKELRELAKKNHAKDLMIWLQVDIETAWARSKNRDKRKAEDKYASVLSPDQFKQYVHIMQNPRNEDYVVVSGKHLFPNHKSIIVRKLLELGVAESDDAAFKVAKPELVNLVSKAQAQAGRVDYSRRNISIQ from the coding sequence ATGTCAAAAACGAAATTAAAGCGCCCAGTACTAATTTATTTGTATGGCATACCAGGTTCTGGTAAGTCTTTGTTGAGCCATAATCTAAGCAACGAGCTAGACATAGTTGTAGTTAGCAGCGACCGCTTGCGCTATGAACTATTTGAAGACCCACGTCATGATAAAACCGAAATTCAGATTATTGGCCAGTTGATGAATTACATGACAGAAGAATTTTTAAAGGCTGGTAAAAGTGTAATTTACGATATGTCTGTTAGTAGATTTGCAGACAGAAAAGAACTCCGTGAACTGGCCAAGAAAAACCATGCAAAAGATCTAATGATTTGGCTACAAGTTGATATTGAAACAGCGTGGGCACGCAGTAAAAACCGTGATAAACGTAAAGCAGAAGACAAGTATGCATCTGTACTAAGTCCTGATCAGTTTAAGCAGTATGTACACATAATGCAAAACCCACGCAACGAAGATTACGTGGTAGTAAGTGGCAAGCATCTATTCCCTAACCATAAATCAATTATTGTTAGAAAACTGCTTGAGCTAGGCGTTGCAGAAAGTGACGATGCAGCGTTTAAAGTTGCCAAACCAGAACTAGTTAATCTGGTGTCTAAAGCGCAAGCACAAGCTGGCAGAGTAGATTATTCGCGGCGCAACATATCTATTCAATAA
- the msrA gene encoding peptide-methionine (S)-S-oxide reductase MsrA, whose amino-acid sequence METIVLAGGCFWGMQELFREQIGVTHTEVGYTGGENANPTYQYHPGHAEAIQIIYDPKITSYENLLDFFFRIHDPTTKDRQGNDIGSSYRSAIFYKNGQQLVVAKKVIDAVNASGLYKNKVVTKLEPLTKFYSAEDYHQDYLQKNPGGYTCHYIRTNTPIARNANK is encoded by the coding sequence ATGGAAACTATAGTTTTAGCAGGGGGATGTTTTTGGGGAATGCAAGAGCTTTTTAGGGAGCAGATAGGCGTCACTCATACAGAAGTTGGTTACACAGGTGGCGAAAACGCAAACCCTACGTACCAATATCACCCTGGCCACGCCGAAGCCATACAGATTATTTATGACCCTAAAATTACTAGCTACGAAAATTTGCTTGACTTCTTTTTTAGAATTCATGACCCAACAACTAAAGACCGCCAAGGAAACGATATTGGTAGTTCTTACCGCTCGGCCATTTTTTACAAAAATGGCCAACAACTTGTTGTTGCAAAAAAAGTTATAGATGCTGTTAATGCGTCGGGTCTATATAAAAATAAAGTTGTTACCAAGCTTGAGCCACTAACTAAATTTTATAGCGCAGAAGATTACCACCAAGACTATTTACAAAAAAATCCAGGTGGCTACACCTGCCACTATATCCGTACAAACACACCTATTGCGCGTAATGCAAATAAGTAA